A stretch of Arachis hypogaea cultivar Tifrunner chromosome 15, arahy.Tifrunner.gnm2.J5K5, whole genome shotgun sequence DNA encodes these proteins:
- the LOC112750665 gene encoding GTP-binding protein BRASSINAZOLE INSENSITIVE PALE GREEN 2, chloroplastic, translated as MAIFFSVAPFSFSGSKHSFFNNAPNQALKSLRHFTNNCVGARKVSCLIAFAVNGSSTVQMIQKRNTPRKEGKNPFLSEGRDEDESRGPICPGCGVFMQDEDSNLPGYYQQRKVKMEDELLDEDDDVFYNVSVEEEDDDGDGDDDDDDDGFLDGIKNELGGDIEVLPDHFNWDSNEWKAKLLGVEDDETDLNGFVPAGVGYGNITEEVLERKRKKKVSKAEKKKLAREAQKVKEDGTVCARCHSLRNYGQVKNHTAENLIPDFDFDRLISTRLMNHSGNGSATVVVMVVDCVDFDSSFPWTVAKSLFKALEKIQDHSKKGKKLLKLVLVATKIDLLPSEVSPTRLDRWVRHRASAAGAPKPSAVYLVSSQKDLGIRNLLSFIKELAGPRGSVWVIGSQNAGKSTLINAFSKKQGAKTIKLTEASIPGTTLGILRIGGILSAKTKMFDTPGILHPYLMSMRLNREEQKMVEIRKELRPRSYRIKVGQAVHIGGLTRIDFIKASIETIYVTVWASPNVSLHMGKVENAEEVWSNHVGVRLQPPIGNKRAADLGTWQEMEIKVSGTSWEVNSIDVAIAGLGWYSLCLKGEATMKLWTFDGVEVTLREPLVLDRARSLEKPGFWLTRTISDAIGNQTKLEAQKRQKLDDQDTDFVGAGFELSP; from the exons ATGGCGATATTCTTCTCTGTAGCTCCTTTTAGTTTTTCTGGGTCCAAGCATTCCTTCTTTAACAATGCACCTAATCAAGCACTTAAGAGTTTGCGCCATTTCACAA ATAATTGTGTTGGGGCCAGAAAAGTTTCTTGCCTTATTGCTTTTGCGGTAAACGGCAGCTCCACTGTTCAAATGATACAGAAAAGAAACACACCAAGGAAAGAGGGTAAGAACCCGTTTTTGAGTGAGGGAAGAGATGAGGATGAGAGTCGTGGACCAATTTGCCCTGGTTGTGGGGTCTTCATGCAAGATGAAGACTCTAACCTTCCTGGGTACTATCAACAGAGGAAGGTGAAAATGGAAGATGAATTATTAGATGAGGATGATGATGTTTTTTATAATGTTagtgtagaagaagaagatgatgatggtgatggtgatgatgatgatgatgatgatgggttCCTGGATGGCATTAAAAATGAACTTGGAGGAGATATTGAGGTATTACCAGATCATTTCAATTGGGATTCTAATGAGTGGAAAGCTAAGTTGTTGGGTGTAGAGGATGATGAGACTGATTTAAATGGCTTTGTGCCTGCAGGGGTTGGGTATGGTAACATCACTGAGGAGGTCctggagagaaagagaaagaagaaagtatCAAAAGCTGAGAAAaagaagctggctagggaggctCAGAAGGTAAAGGAAGATGGTACTGTGTGCGCCAGGTGTCATTCTTTGAGGAATTATGGGCAGGTGAAAAATCATACTGCTGAGAATTTGATACCCGATTTTGATTTCGATAGGTTGATTTCCACTCGGTTGATGAACCATTCTGGCAATGGCAGTGCTACTGTTGTTGTTATGGTTGTGGATTGTGTTGATTTTGATAGTTCTTTTCCTTGGACGGTAGCAAAATCGTTGTTTAAGGCATTGGAAAAAATCCAGGATCACTCGAAGAAGGGTAAGAAATTGCTAAAACTTGTTCTTGTGGCTACAAAGATTGATCTCCTTCCATCAGAGGTTTCCCCTACAAGGTTGGATAGATGGGTTAGACACCGAGCAAGTGCTGCGGGAGCACCTAAACCAAGTGCGGTTTATCTTGTAAGTTCTCAAAAGGATTTAGGCATAAGGAATTTGCTATCCTTCATAAAGGAATTGGCAGGTCCTCGGGGGAGTGTGTGGGTGATTGGGTCTCAGAATGCAGGGAAGTCTACCCTAATCAATGCATTTTCAAAGAAACAAGGAGCTAAAACTATAAAACTCACAGAAGCTTCTATTCCTGGGACAACACTTGGGATCTTGAGAATTGGAGGAATTTTGTCAGCTAAGACTAAGATGTTTGACACTCCAGGAATCCTGCATCCTTATTTAATGTCGATGAGATTGAACAGGGAAGAGCAAAAGATGGTTGAGATACGAAAGGAACTTCGGCCTCGATCATATAGAATCAAG GTAGGGCAGGCAGTGCATATTGGAGGCTTGACAAGAATTGACTTTATTAAAGCCTCTATTGAAACAATATATGTAACAGTTTGGGCATCACCAAATGTTTCTCTTCACATGGGAAAAGTAGAAAATGCTGAAGAGGTTTGGAGTAATCATGTTGGTGTTAGGTTGCAG CCTCCCATTGGCAATAAACGCGCTGCCGACTTAGGCACATGGCAAGAAATGGAAATTAAGGTATCTGGAACTAGTTGGGAGGTCAACAGTATTGACGTAGCGATAGCTGGCTTAGGTTGGTATTCTCTGTGCCTCAAAGGGGAAGCAACCATGAAACTGTGGACCTTTGATGGTGTTGAAGTAACCTTAAGAGAGCCATTGGTCCTTGACCGGGCCCGGTCCCTTGAGAAACCTGGTTTTTGGTTAACAAGAACCATCTCTGATGCTATTGGCAACCAAACCAAACTTGAAGCTCAAAAAAGACAAAAACTTGATGATCAAGATACAGATTTTGTGGGGGCAGGTTTCGAACTATCACCTTGA
- the LOC112750666 gene encoding protein EDS1, with amino-acid sequence MAAAVGVTEFIGAEMIEKAISLAWKAHKTPEKPFILEKNRKGDPQQVFISFPASGSAKDWYSQKPFGEVPIDLDLFPSLKSIGYNDAAKVNEAFQGRFQAILSKPLLETEVKDAMDKKRQIVFTGHSSGSPMAILATLWTLEKYPSTKSNGRVPPICVTFGSPLIGNHIFSHATRRENWSNFFMHFVMRYDIVPRILLSPLSSFDQRFEPVSQFFNPNHKFKSFMSESVGKSSHTSDFFSVVMSNTAKVTSHAVSKLIGTTDSTLEIIANFVPLSPYRPFGTYIFCTGNGKHVVIRNPDAVLQILFFSAQLSTEAEVAQVGNRSLQEHRTKLQLNFGKENFVFLEQDQLEKVPLTDDGSKDDISMAFNDLGLSPRARLCLRAAAGLEKQRLKNEERMKEKIDSDEFEEKMKELEKYKQVMELKNICYYDAFKKQESSEDFQANVKRLQLAMLWDEIMEKLRSYELPDEFEGRAEWVEHAKRFRRLVEPLDVANYYRHLRQIEAGTYMGKGRPMRYKFTQRWLEHAEGSKFEEEYSESCFWAEVEDLSHITNNATSIVNASFHKDVLDRTQQRVASLVARIDVWIDNKVLDKDVLLEGSTLMNWWNSLPSQFRNGSSIKSLVKCKETK; translated from the exons ATGGCTGCTGCTGTTGGAGTCACAGAATTTATTGGAGCAGAGATGATTGAGAAGGCAATTTCTTTGGCCTGGAAGGCTCACAAGACACCAGAAAAACCTTTCATTCTTGAAAAGAATCGCAAAGGGGACCCTCAACAAGTGTTCATCAGCTTCCCAGCATCAGGTTCTGCAAAAGATTGGTACTCTCAGAAGCCTTTTGGGGAAGTCCCAATAGACCTTGATCTGTTCCCATCACTTAAAAGCATTGGTTACAATGATGCTGCTAAAGTAAATGAAGCCTTTCAAGGAAGGTTCCAAGCTATTTTGTCCAAGCCGTTACTTGAAACTGAG GTGAAAGATGCAATGGATAAAAAGAGGCAAATAGTATTTACAGGGCACTCTTCTGGTTCCCCAATGGCCATTCTAGCAACCCTTTGGACCTTGGAGAAGTACCCATCCACAAAATCCAACGGTAGGGTACCTCCAATTTGTGTAACTTTTGGTTCTCCTTTAATTGGTAATCATATTTTTTCTCATGCTACAAGGAGAGAAAATTGGTCCAACTTCTTCATGCACTTTGTCATGAGATATGACATAGTACCTAGAATCCTCCTTTCTCCACTCTCTTCTTTTGATCAAAGATTTGAACCGGTTTCGCAGTTCTTCAATCCCAACCATAAATTCAAGTCTTTCATGAGCGAATCGGTTGGAAAATCCTCACACACCTCTGATTTCTTTAGTGTTGTGATGTCTAATACTGCAAAAGTTACAAGCCATGCTGTTTCTAAGTTAATAGGTACCACAGATTCAACACTTGAAATTATTGCAAATTTTGTTCCATTAAGCCCTTATAGACCCTTTGGAACCTACATTTTCTGCACCGGAAATGGAAAGCATGTTGTTATTAGAAACCCAGATGCAGTTCTGCAGATTCTGTTTTTCTCTGCTCAATTAAGCACCGAAGCAGAAGTTGCTCAAGTTGGCAATAGAAGCCTACAGGAACATAGAACCAAACTGCAACTAAACTTTGGAAAGGAGAATTTTGTGTTCTTGGAGCAGGACCAACTTGAGAAAGTTCCATTGACTGATGATGGCTCAAAGGATGATATTAGCATGGCCTTCAATGATCTTGGCCTG AGCCCAAGAGCAAGATTGTGTCTTCGAGCAGCAGCAGGGTTAGAGAAACAAAGACTGAAAAACGAggaaagaatgaaagagaagatagACTCTGATGAATTCGAGGAAAAAATGAAGGAACTGGAGAAATACAAACAAGTGATGGAGCTTAAAAACATTTGCTACTACGATGCCTTCAAGAAGCAAGAAAGCTCTGAGGACTTCCAAGCAAATGTGAAGAGGCTACAGCTGGCAATGTTGTGGGACGAGATAATGGAGAAGCTAAGAAGTTATGAACTACCAGATGAGTTTGAAGGGAGAGCTGAATGGGTCGAACACGCGAAGCGATTTCGGAGGCTAGTCGAGCCTTTAGATGTCGCCAACTACTACAGACACTTGAGGCAAATTGAGGCTGGTACTTACATGGGTAAGGGAAGGCCGATGCGGTATAAATTCACTCAAAGGTGGCTTGAACATGCGGAGGGAAGTAAGTTTGAAGAAGAGTACTCTGAATCATGCTTTTGGGCCGAGGTGGAGGATCTTTCCCACATAACAAATAATGCCACTAGTATTGTTAATGCTTCATTTCATAAAGATGTTTTGGATCGAACTCAGCAAAGGGTTGCGAGTTTGGTGGCTAGGATAGATGTATGGATTGACAATAAGGTGCTAGATAAGGATGTGTTATTGGAGGGTTCTACTTTGATGAATTGGTGGAATTCTCTACCATCGCAATTTAGGAATGGCTCGAGCATTAAGAGTCTTGTCAAGTGTAAAGAAACAAAGTGA
- the LOC112750667 gene encoding formin-like protein 4 codes for MSDPSYAIAKAVAATAGAMLLIAGIFFYLFQKYAPATYPKRNKFPYDYEGIRKLVGGNVKGLIMEENGVDVLYMLDTGGKELVTGFTSSSFNPSFEDDDLKQEKRIDVVVQRSKISKPKVILEPPLPPLSQASPRIDQEKKTQPPPPPPPPPPPPPPPPLPPLPPPPAPKALPPGPPPPPKAGGFSSSSLKPPPVPKGKPNSQRTKEGILGESSREKKGAGETRLKPLHWDKVMANVDHSTVWDQINDGSFRVDDELMETLFGYSTTNKTQERNKSVSTLTKSNSNTPTQIFILEPRKSQNTAIVLRSLATSRRTILEALLDGQGLSLETLEKLTKIAPTQEEESKIMQFNGNPEKLADAESFLYHILKAVPTTFHRLKAMLFRYTYDYEVLQLKEYLQALEMGCRELRTSALFLKLLEAILKAGNRMNAGTSRGNAKAFNLSALKKLSDVKSTDGKTSLLHFIVEQVVQSEGKRKAMYQRINGEKEHIMLGFAALDGLRDEISEAKKAASIEYQTFITMYSNLNSHVIEIKEIVTKCCGSSNTSVDGCGGFLKEMKGFIEECEEELKVVKEEQTRIMDLVRKTNGYYLPGTFLSKDNGNLTNPFELFVIVKDFVDMVDQACVELKKKMEKKGVVGTAEGGLEPLPLSPSKRVPPRFPNFDLYFSSNVLESTSFSQSEDDS; via the exons ATGTCAGACCCTAGTTATGCAATTGCAAAGGCTGTGGCTGCTACAGCCGGAGCTATGTTACTTATTGCAGggattttcttttacttgttccaAAAATATGCACCTGCTACGTACCCCAAGAGGAACAAATTTCCATATGATTATGAGGGTATAAGGAAACTTGTTGGCGGCAATGTGAAGGGACTAATTATGGAAGAAAATGGGGTTGATGTTCTTTACATGTTGGACACTGGAGGCAAAGAGTTGGTAACGGGATTCACAAGTAGTAGCTTCAATCCTAGTTTTGAAGATGATGatttaaaacaagaaaagagaattgatgtTGTGGTCCAAAGATCCAAAATATCAAAGCCTAAGGTGATTCTAGAACCTCCACTTCCTCCACTATCACAAGCTTCACCAAGAATTGATCAAGAGAAGAAAACTcaaccaccacctcctcctccgcCTCCACCTCCTCCTCCACCACCGCCTCCTCTCCCTCCACTACCACCGCCACCGGCACCAAAGGCACTGCCACCTGGTCCACCTCCACCTCCAAAGGCTGGTGGCTTCAGTTCATCATCCTTGAAGCCCCCACCTGTGCCTAAAGGGAAACCAAACAGCCAAAGAACCAAAGAGGGTATTCTAGGAGAGAGCTCAAGAGAGAAGAAGGGTGCCGGTGAAACAAGGCTTAAGCCTCTACATTGGGATAAAGTTATGGCTAATGTTGATCATTCAACAGTGTGGGATCAGATCAACGATGGTTCTTTTAG GGTTGATGATGAGCTCATGGAAACACTctttggttattcaaccaccaacaaaactcaagaaagaaacaaaagtgTCTCAACTTTGACAAAGTCCAACTCCAACACACCAACTCAAATATTCATTTTGGAGCCAAGAAAATCCCAAAACACTGCAATTGTTCTAAGATCACTTGCCACCTCTCGCAGGACTATCTTGGAAGCACTACTTGACGGCCAAGGACTAAGCCTAGAGACGCTCGAAAAGCTCACCAAAATAGCTCCCACACAAGAAGAAGAATCCAAGATCATGCAGTTCAATGGCAACCCTGAAAAGCTTGCAGACGCCGAGTCTTTCCTCTACCACATCCTCAAAGCGGTTCCAACCACATTCCATCGTCTCAAAGCCATGCTTTTCAGGTATACTTATGACTATGAAGTTCTTCAACTGAAAGAATATTTGCAAGCACTCGAAATGGGTTGCCGGGAACTGAGAACTAGTGCTTTGTTCCTGAAGCTTCTTGAAGCAATTCTCAAAGCTGGGAACAGAATGAATGCGGGAACATCAAGAGGGAATGCAAAAGCATTCAATTTGAGTGCTCTTAAAAAACTCTCTGATGTGAAAAGCACAGATGGAAAGACTAGTTTGCTTCACTTCATAGTGGAACAAGTGGTTCAATCAGAAGGTAAAAGAAAAGCTATGTACCAAAGAATCAATGGCGAAAAAGAACACATAATGCTTGGTTTTGCAGCCCTGGATGGGTTAAGAGATGAGATATCTGAAGCAAAGAAAGCAGCGAGTATAGAGTATCAAACTTTTATCACAATGTATTCCAATCTCAATTCTCATGTTATTGAAATCAAGGAGATTGTAACAAAATGTTGTGGCAGCAGCAACACTAGCGTTGATGGGTGTGGTGGGTTTTTAAAGGAAATGAAAGGGTTCATAGAGGAATGTGAGGAAGAGCTTAAGGTTGTGAAAGAAGAGCAAACAAGGATCATGGATCTTGTGAGGAAAACTAATGGTTATTACCTACCAGGAACATTTTTATCTAAAGATAACGGCAATTTGACGAACCCCTTtgaattgtttgtgattgtgaaAGATTTTGTTGATATGGTGGATCAGGCTTGTGTGGAGCTTAAaaagaagatggaaaagaaggGTGTTGTAGGAACAGCAGAAGGTGGATTGGAACCACTACCTTTGTCTCCTTCAAAGAGGGTACCACCTAGATTTCCCAactttgatttatatttttcgTCAAATGTGTTGGAATCTACTTCCTTCAGCCAATCAGAAGATGATTCCTGA